One Thermococcus sp. genomic window, TTAAACAATAGAGCTTACCCAAAACCTTTTTTTAAGCCAGAAGACTAATCATTCCGGTGGTTTAATGACCCTCTACGACCGCTTCGGCAGGCCAGTAACGAACCTGAGGATTTCGCTCACCCAGGACTGCAACTATGCATGCTTCTTCTGCCACAGGGAGGGACAGCACTTCAACGCGAGGCTGGAGCTGACGCCCTCCGAGATAGAGAGACTCGTCCGCATAGCGTCAAGGCTCGGGATAAAGAAGGTCAAGCTCACCGGCGGCGAGCCAACGGTTAGAGGGGATATCATCGAAATTGTGAGAAGGATAAAGCCATACCTCCGAGACCTCTCCATGACGACCAACGGAAGCCGCTTGAAGGAGCTGGCCAGACCCCTGGCCGAGGCAGGCCTGGACCGGGTCAACGTCTCGCTCCACAGCCTCAGACCCGAGATCTACAAGAAGATCACAGGCGTTGACATGCTCGACGTTGTTCTTGAGGGAATCGAGGAGGCCGTGAAATACCTCAGTCCGGTCAAGCTCAACATGACCGTGATGAAGGGTCTCAACGATGACGAGATATGGGAGATGGTGGACTTTGCGGCAGAGACCGGGGCGATCCTCCAGCTCATAGAACTCGAAGCCCCCAGGGAGTTCACGGAGACGAGGTTCTTCAGAAAGTACTTCTACCCCCTCAAACCGGTCGAGAAGAAGCTTGAGGAAATGGCCGTTGAAATCCGCGAGAGGCGGATGCACAGAAGGAGGAAGTACTTCATTCCCACCGATTACGGCATCGCCGAGGTTGAGGTCGTGAGGGCCATGCACAACACAGTTTTCTGCGCCAACTGCACCCGCCTGAGGGTCACCTCCGACGGCAAGTTCAAGACGTGCCTCCTGAGAAAGAACGACCTGATAGACTTCGCCACAGCCATGAGAAACGGGGCGAGTGATGAGGAGCTGGCCGAAATCCTGAGGCAGGCCGTTCTCATGCGCGAACCCTACTGGAAGTGAAGGCTTTTTAATCCCCCTCCAAATTTATAACGAGGAAAGATGCCGGCGCTTAAAGTTCCCAGGAGAGAGGCAGAGCCCGTCAAGAGAAGGCTAAAGAGCCTTGGCCTCTACGATGGGAAGAGGAGGCCGAGGAGGGAGGGGGGGTACGTTCTCCTGCCGGTCATCAGCGACCCACGGATCGAGGGGCTCGGCTACGAGGTTCTCCCGGCAGAGCTCCCCCTTCGGCCGGAGAGGCAGATATACAGGAACCTTGAGAGCGTCCTCGCCGAGAGGCTGAGCGAGGAAGAGCTGAAGCACCTTAGGCGCTACGACATAATAGGGGACATAGCGGTCATCCAGATACCCCCCGAGCTTGAGCACCGGGTTGAGGACATAGTCTGGGGCCTAAGAAAGGTCCATCCATTTCTGAGGGTCATCGCCCGGAAGGGGTTCCACGAGGGAGCCTTTAGGATAAGGGACTACTCGATAATCTGGGGTGAGAGGAGACTGAACACGGTTCACAAAGAGAACGGCGTCGAGATAAAGGTCGACCTCTCAAAGGCCTTCTTCAACCCGAGGATGAAGGGCGAGCGTTATCGGCTGGCCCAGCTCGTGAGGGACGGGGAAAGGATTCTAATTCCCTTCGCCGGCGTCTTGCCGTATGCGCTCGTCATAGCGCGCTATAAGAGGGTCAAAATTACCGCAGTGGAGCTGAACAGAGAGGCGTACGAGCTCGGCCGTGAGAACATCGAGCTAAACAGGAAAAAGCTGAAGGGAGAGATAGAGTTCATCCACGGCGATGTTTTCGAGGTGCTCCCGGAGCTCCCAACCTACGACAGGGTAATAAGCCCCACGCCGAGGGGCGTTGATGCGCTCGCGCTGACCCTCTCAAAGGCCGAGGGATGGCTCCACTACTACGACTTCGTGCACGAGGCCGATATTGAGGCATTCAGGGAGAGAATAATTGAGGAATGCGAGCGCCAAGGAAAGGACTGCAAGGTTAAAATCAAGAAGGTCAGCGACTTCAAGCCCCACGTTTTCAAGGTCTGTGCGGACGTGAAGGTTGTGGATTAGTGTCTAGGGAGAGCAGAAACCTCCACAGAGGTATGCACTTAACCGCTATTCCTCCAATTTTCTCTTCGCAGGACTTCCAGCCCGTTATGATCGTTCCCTCCATGAGTCCAAAGGTTTTGGCGGCCTCTACTAACCCTTCAACTTCCCTATCCCAGCTCTCATCAATGTCCCAGCTCACCTGAATCGCCCGTGTGACTTCCGTGCCCTCTTTGACGATGAAGTCAACCTCTCTCTTCCCGCGGTAATAGTAGACTTCGCCAAAGCGCTGGCGGAGATGCCTTGCCACAGCGTTCTCGGCGAGTCTGCCGACGTTCTCGGTAAAACGGATCCCAACTATGTTAGCGA contains:
- the moaA gene encoding GTP 3',8-cyclase MoaA; the encoded protein is MTLYDRFGRPVTNLRISLTQDCNYACFFCHREGQHFNARLELTPSEIERLVRIASRLGIKKVKLTGGEPTVRGDIIEIVRRIKPYLRDLSMTTNGSRLKELARPLAEAGLDRVNVSLHSLRPEIYKKITGVDMLDVVLEGIEEAVKYLSPVKLNMTVMKGLNDDEIWEMVDFAAETGAILQLIELEAPREFTETRFFRKYFYPLKPVEKKLEEMAVEIRERRMHRRRKYFIPTDYGIAEVEVVRAMHNTVFCANCTRLRVTSDGKFKTCLLRKNDLIDFATAMRNGASDEELAEILRQAVLMREPYWK
- a CDS encoding class I SAM-dependent methyltransferase family protein, with protein sequence MPALKVPRREAEPVKRRLKSLGLYDGKRRPRREGGYVLLPVISDPRIEGLGYEVLPAELPLRPERQIYRNLESVLAERLSEEELKHLRRYDIIGDIAVIQIPPELEHRVEDIVWGLRKVHPFLRVIARKGFHEGAFRIRDYSIIWGERRLNTVHKENGVEIKVDLSKAFFNPRMKGERYRLAQLVRDGERILIPFAGVLPYALVIARYKRVKITAVELNREAYELGRENIELNRKKLKGEIEFIHGDVFEVLPELPTYDRVISPTPRGVDALALTLSKAEGWLHYYDFVHEADIEAFRERIIEECERQGKDCKVKIKKVSDFKPHVFKVCADVKVVD